One Nitrospinota bacterium genomic region harbors:
- a CDS encoding carbon monoxide dehydrogenase yields MEVFTTIETQKPAAIRPASTRITWSDTVDHIKARLGWNRSGHRVAPGLYSIGNPVPASPVFVTANYTLSFDALRKALAGMDGYILVLDTKGVNVWCAAGKGTLGTDELVNRIASVDLKGIVEHRHVILPQLGAVGVAAHLAKKRSGFKVEYGPVRAEDLPEYMKTRKAAPEMRKVRFGLWDRAVLIPVELTNYFMPMALSTLALLLIGGWMPGMAVFSAFFSGLFLFPLLLPWLPSANFSLKGFALGAVTAAPFIYQSLAGQGETVDRHGWAGFYALAMPPVTAYLALNFTGSTPFTSLSGVKKEIAAYTPVMAAMAGLGLLAVAGMFLVKWIS; encoded by the coding sequence ATGGAGGTTTTTACCACTATTGAAACGCAAAAGCCTGCGGCAATAAGGCCCGCCTCCACCCGGATCACATGGAGCGACACCGTTGACCACATCAAGGCGCGGCTGGGATGGAACAGGAGCGGGCACAGGGTGGCGCCGGGATTGTACTCCATCGGAAATCCGGTTCCAGCGTCGCCGGTGTTTGTCACCGCCAACTACACGTTAAGTTTCGATGCGCTTCGCAAAGCCCTGGCGGGGATGGACGGATATATCCTGGTTCTGGACACGAAGGGAGTGAACGTGTGGTGCGCGGCGGGGAAAGGGACGTTGGGCACGGATGAGCTTGTGAACAGGATCGCCAGCGTGGACCTGAAGGGGATTGTGGAGCATCGCCATGTGATCCTGCCGCAGCTTGGGGCGGTGGGGGTGGCGGCGCACCTGGCCAAGAAACGCTCCGGATTCAAGGTGGAATACGGCCCTGTGCGCGCGGAGGACCTGCCTGAATACATGAAAACACGCAAGGCCGCCCCGGAAATGAGGAAAGTCCGCTTCGGCCTTTGGGACAGGGCTGTGCTCATACCGGTGGAGCTTACGAATTATTTCATGCCGATGGCTTTATCTACACTGGCCCTTCTGTTGATTGGCGGCTGGATGCCGGGGATGGCGGTGTTTTCGGCCTTTTTCTCCGGCCTTTTCCTGTTTCCGCTCCTTCTGCCGTGGCTGCCGTCCGCCAATTTCAGCCTGAAAGGTTTTGCGCTGGGCGCGGTGACGGCGGCCCCTTTCATTTATCAGTCGCTGGCGGGGCAGGGGGAAACTGTGGACAGACATGGATGGGCTGGTTTTTACGCGCTTGCCATGCCGCCGGTGACAGCGTATCTTGCGCTTAATTTCACAGGCTCCACGCCGTTCACCTCCCTTAGCGGGGTGAAAAAGGAGATCGCGGCGTACACCCCGGTGATGGCGGCCATGGCCGGACTTGGATTGCTGGCTGTCGCGGGTATGTTTTTGGTAAAATGGATATCATGA
- a CDS encoding helix-turn-helix transcriptional regulator, with amino-acid sequence MTQTNKTGNACCGFDAGGMPFRMLKALCDPSRAAILAKVASAGRPLTVSETADGMNLDISVVSRHMGALRDSGILICEKKGREVYCRLDTAAVAGKLRALAGALEACCPERKKPASSMGKKAK; translated from the coding sequence ATGACGCAAACAAACAAGACCGGGAACGCCTGTTGCGGGTTTGACGCCGGCGGCATGCCGTTCCGGATGCTAAAGGCGCTTTGCGACCCTTCCCGGGCCGCCATACTGGCCAAGGTCGCTTCGGCGGGGCGCCCCTTGACCGTTTCGGAAACGGCGGACGGAATGAATCTGGACATTTCCGTCGTCTCCCGCCACATGGGGGCGCTGCGTGATTCGGGAATTTTGATATGCGAGAAAAAAGGGAGGGAGGTCTATTGCCGGCTGGACACGGCGGCGGTGGCGGGCAAGCTTCGCGCGTTGGCAGGCGCGCTGGAGGCGTGTTGCCCCGAACGGAAAAAACCGGCTTCATCCATGGGAAAGAAAGCAAAATGA
- a CDS encoding DUF599 domain-containing protein — MSSVLLAAYHVYLRIRIAKDPGYTIQSVNFKARALWVERIMKSGEDGVLAVQTLRNSTMAATLMASTSVILVIGVLTLSGQGDKLGATWHVLNPGDISAEIWLLKLIMVLLCFFTAFFSFSLSVRMFNHVGYLINVPLSMGQSLISAEYVAVYLNQAGKYYSVGMRAFYFSVPLIFWLFGPQFMLSATIALIVALYRIDRAPTSTAD; from the coding sequence ATGTCCTCCGTTCTGCTTGCGGCATACCATGTATATCTGCGCATCCGGATCGCAAAAGATCCCGGCTACACCATACAGTCGGTCAACTTCAAGGCACGGGCCTTGTGGGTGGAACGGATCATGAAAAGCGGCGAGGACGGGGTGCTGGCGGTGCAGACCCTGCGAAACTCCACCATGGCCGCCACGCTCATGGCGTCAACCTCCGTGATACTGGTGATAGGCGTGCTCACGCTCAGCGGCCAGGGGGACAAGCTTGGCGCCACATGGCATGTATTGAACCCGGGGGACATAAGCGCGGAAATATGGCTGCTAAAGCTGATTATGGTGCTTCTTTGCTTCTTCACGGCCTTTTTCAGCTTTTCGCTTTCGGTCCGCATGTTCAACCATGTGGGATACCTCATCAACGTCCCCCTTTCCATGGGCCAAAGTCTGATTTCGGCGGAATACGTGGCCGTTTACTTAAACCAGGCGGGGAAGTATTACAGCGTGGGGATGCGGGCTTTCTACTTTTCCGTCCCGCTCATTTTCTGGCTGTTCGGGCCGCAGTTCATGCTCTCGGCCACCATCGCCCTGATCGTGGCGCTTTACAGAATTGACAGGGCGCCAACAAGCACGGCGGATTAA
- the nusA gene encoding transcription termination/antitermination protein NusA → MTSELLNALKGVADERSMKVDDLVAVIEEAVKIVAVKRLNRENLEVRFDRARGEFELYEILEVAEEPSDPSLQISLDRAVMIAPEASVGSTVKNRVEMEDLGRIAAQSVRQMIHKKGREAELHHLFLSYSARKGQVVTARFIRKTDAGLVFELGELEGVVPHSEQLANDRFERGRHVKLAIAEVAEGRREPMITLSRIHPNLLTKLMENESPELADGTVEVVNVARDGSGRSKVVVKSRKHDIDPVGACIGPHGARIKPVMKELSGEKIDIIGWSEDPKKLITAALAPAKSMKVLPSDKIKFADVIVPDGELSLAIGKRGVNVKLAVKVTRWDLDVMNQKEYEEKMARIEKNSGERAPMDQKDTETRS, encoded by the coding sequence ATGACATCCGAATTGTTGAACGCGTTGAAGGGGGTGGCCGACGAGCGGTCCATGAAGGTGGACGATCTTGTGGCGGTCATCGAGGAGGCGGTGAAAATCGTCGCCGTCAAACGGCTGAACAGGGAGAACCTCGAAGTCCGGTTCGACCGGGCCAGGGGGGAGTTCGAGCTTTACGAGATACTGGAAGTGGCCGAGGAGCCGTCCGATCCGTCGTTGCAGATATCGCTGGACAGGGCTGTGATGATAGCCCCGGAGGCGTCCGTCGGTTCTACCGTGAAAAACCGGGTGGAGATGGAGGACCTGGGGCGGATAGCGGCGCAATCGGTGCGCCAGATGATTCACAAAAAGGGGAGGGAGGCGGAACTGCACCACCTTTTCCTTTCATACAGCGCCCGTAAGGGGCAGGTGGTCACCGCCAGGTTCATACGCAAGACCGACGCGGGGCTTGTGTTCGAGCTTGGCGAGCTTGAAGGGGTGGTCCCCCATTCCGAACAGCTTGCAAACGACAGGTTTGAGCGCGGAAGGCACGTGAAACTTGCCATAGCGGAGGTGGCGGAAGGTCGGCGTGAACCTATGATAACACTTTCACGTATACATCCTAACCTGTTGACAAAATTGATGGAAAATGAATCTCCGGAACTGGCCGACGGCACTGTGGAAGTAGTCAATGTGGCCCGGGACGGTTCTGGCAGGTCCAAAGTGGTGGTGAAAAGCAGGAAGCATGATATAGACCCGGTGGGGGCGTGCATCGGGCCACACGGGGCGCGGATAAAGCCTGTGATGAAGGAGCTTTCCGGCGAGAAAATAGACATCATCGGCTGGAGCGAAGACCCGAAAAAGCTGATCACCGCCGCGCTCGCCCCGGCCAAGAGCATGAAGGTGCTTCCGTCGGACAAGATAAAGTTCGCCGACGTGATCGTGCCGGACGGGGAGCTTTCCCTGGCCATAGGCAAAAGAGGGGTGAACGTGAAGCTTGCGGTGAAGGTCACCCGGTGGGACCTGGACGTGATGAACCAGAAGGAATACGAGGAGAAGATGGCCCGTATTGAAAAAAACAGCGGGGAGAGGGCGCCGATGGACCAGAAAGACACGGAGACGCGGAGTTAA
- a CDS encoding ribosome maturation factor RimP codes for MTMDILDKIRGIIEPVVKAEGLELWDVEFAGGGGGRRTLAVYVDKEGGVDVEDCASASRQISLALDSEDVIPEAYMLEVSSPGLTRPLKKPMDFIRAIGKLAAFKLRVQLAGSNKILATITSADEKGVTVSLKKDGQIFTIPYQDVAKAHLEIEF; via the coding sequence ATGACAATGGACATACTGGACAAAATCAGGGGCATTATCGAGCCCGTCGTGAAGGCCGAAGGGCTGGAACTATGGGACGTGGAGTTCGCCGGCGGCGGCGGCGGAAGGCGCACGCTGGCGGTGTATGTGGACAAGGAGGGCGGGGTGGACGTGGAGGATTGCGCCAGCGCGTCGCGCCAGATAAGCCTGGCCCTGGACTCGGAGGACGTGATCCCGGAAGCTTACATGCTGGAAGTCTCTTCCCCGGGGCTTACACGGCCCCTTAAAAAACCGATGGACTTCATCCGGGCCATAGGCAAGCTGGCGGCGTTCAAGCTTCGCGTACAGTTGGCCGGTTCCAACAAGATACTGGCCACCATCACAAGCGCCGACGAGAAAGGGGTGACCGTTTCCCTGAAAAAAGACGGGCAAATATTCACCATCCCATACCAGGACGTCGCAAAAGCGCACCTGGAAATAGAGTTTTAA
- a CDS encoding tetratricopeptide repeat protein, whose product MATSSIGHVRQVMYHVIVNGPKSVLDVGIGFGRWGFLCREMLDVFPGRVKKQEWKTRIEGIEVYEPYLQDHQRFIYDKIHIGNARDVIATLGHYDIVIIGDMLEHLSKDDAWALFHGAMERADMGLVLNLPIGKEWLRATGGENKWEDHLSWWTLDEFADYLPQTYLTRLENGMEHAAMFISSADYRYVQMLTQAGQAEQAGDSEEAVSLCKSAVSISPKRPEAYMTAADILLNSGLVGEAEKIMMAMTVNAPDYPHGRILLANLYNLSGKKDKATEQLQIVVSMPGVDEGIKTQAADLIAAIRKVSSA is encoded by the coding sequence ATGGCGACAAGTTCCATCGGGCACGTGCGGCAGGTGATGTACCACGTCATCGTAAACGGCCCCAAAAGCGTGCTGGACGTGGGGATCGGTTTCGGCCGGTGGGGATTTTTGTGCCGGGAGATGCTCGACGTATTCCCCGGCCGGGTGAAAAAGCAGGAATGGAAGACGCGGATCGAGGGGATCGAGGTGTATGAGCCATATCTGCAGGATCATCAGCGGTTCATATACGACAAGATCCATATCGGCAACGCCCGTGACGTGATAGCCACCCTCGGCCATTACGACATCGTGATAATCGGCGACATGCTTGAACACCTTTCAAAGGACGACGCATGGGCCCTTTTCCACGGCGCCATGGAACGGGCGGACATGGGACTTGTATTAAACCTCCCAATCGGCAAGGAATGGCTCCGCGCGACCGGGGGGGAGAACAAGTGGGAAGACCACCTTTCATGGTGGACACTGGACGAGTTCGCCGACTACCTTCCCCAGACCTATCTCACCAGGCTTGAAAACGGCATGGAACACGCGGCCATGTTCATTAGCTCCGCCGACTACAGGTATGTCCAGATGCTCACCCAGGCAGGGCAGGCCGAGCAGGCCGGAGATAGCGAAGAGGCGGTTTCGTTGTGCAAGTCGGCGGTGTCCATTTCGCCCAAACGGCCCGAAGCTTATATGACCGCCGCTGACATACTGCTCAACTCGGGGCTTGTGGGCGAGGCGGAGAAGATAATGATGGCCATGACGGTCAACGCTCCTGATTATCCACATGGCAGGATACTGCTGGCAAACCTTTACAACCTGAGCGGCAAAAAGGACAAGGCGACAGAACAGCTTCAGATTGTGGTCTCCATGCCCGGAGTGGACGAAGGGATCAAGACACAGGCGGCGGACCTGATCGCGGCGATACGGAAGGTGTCCAGCGCTTGA
- a CDS encoding polyprenyl synthetase family protein yields the protein MSETTQAEGKRAAMDFKEVTVRYAEDMARVEKDIQRHFSSDVALIPAVSGYLIGGGGKRIRPLLLIVSSRLCGYTGSTRQITNSVVAEYIHAATLLHDDVVDEADTRRGSASANAKFGNEASVLVGDFLFAKSFDLMSADGDIRVIRAMSTATKCLAEGEVLQLVNTCNLEVSNEAYMDTIYRKTGALIEACCRVGAMLGGAQEERENALARYGKNIGVAFQLVDDALDYVGEAKSWGKPLGADLVDGKVTMPLIHALAAANERENTIIAEAIEQEGSASDKLGAVMPILEKRGSIIHTMDMARDYAEEAKSAIASLFPPSDHLEALHYIAEYIVSRNV from the coding sequence GTGAGCGAAACCACTCAGGCGGAAGGAAAGCGGGCCGCCATGGACTTTAAAGAGGTCACCGTCCGTTACGCGGAAGACATGGCCCGGGTGGAAAAGGACATCCAGCGCCATTTTTCCTCCGACGTGGCGCTCATCCCGGCCGTTTCCGGCTATCTGATCGGCGGCGGTGGCAAGCGTATCCGCCCGCTTCTGTTGATAGTCTCGTCCCGGCTTTGCGGATACACAGGCTCCACGCGCCAGATAACAAACTCCGTGGTGGCCGAATACATCCACGCCGCCACCCTGCTCCATGACGACGTGGTGGACGAGGCGGACACGCGCCGTGGCTCGGCCTCCGCCAACGCAAAATTCGGCAACGAGGCCTCTGTGCTCGTCGGGGATTTCCTTTTCGCCAAATCGTTCGACCTGATGAGCGCCGACGGGGACATCCGGGTGATCCGCGCCATGTCCACCGCCACAAAATGCCTGGCGGAAGGCGAAGTGCTCCAGCTTGTGAACACGTGCAACCTGGAGGTCTCCAACGAGGCGTACATGGACACCATATACAGAAAGACCGGCGCGCTGATAGAGGCGTGCTGCCGGGTTGGCGCCATGCTCGGCGGGGCGCAGGAGGAAAGGGAGAACGCCTTGGCCAGGTATGGAAAGAACATCGGCGTGGCCTTCCAGCTTGTGGACGACGCGCTAGACTACGTGGGCGAGGCAAAATCGTGGGGCAAACCGCTGGGGGCGGACCTTGTGGACGGCAAAGTCACCATGCCGCTGATCCACGCGCTTGCCGCGGCGAACGAAAGGGAGAACACGATCATCGCCGAGGCGATAGAGCAGGAAGGCTCCGCTTCGGACAAGCTTGGCGCAGTCATGCCAATCCTGGAAAAGCGCGGCTCCATTATCCACACGATGGACATGGCGAGGGACTATGCCGAGGAGGCCAAATCGGCAATCGCTTCCCTGTTCCCGCCGTCGGACCATCTGGAGGCTCTCCATTACATAGCCGAATATATCGTCAGCCGCAACGTATGA